The sequence below is a genomic window from Granulicatella elegans.
TCTTCTGCAATTTTACGAACTTCTTTTTTCTCTAAATGCCCAATTGGGAATATGGCTTTAGATAATTGTTGTTGATTTAATTGGCTTAAGAAATATGTTTGATCTTTATTATTATCCACTCCACGTAATAAACGAACAACACCATTCTCATCTGTTTCTACACGAGCGTAATGTCCCATCGCTACATAGTCTGCTCCTAGTTGAAGGGCATATTCTAAGAAAGCTTGGAATTTTACTTCCTTATTACACATGACATCCGGATTAGGAGTTCTCCCTAAACGATATTCTTTTAAAAAATATTCAAACACACGATCCCAATATTCCTTTTCAAAATTCACAGAATAATACGGAATTCCAATTTGTTCAGCTACTGCTGCCACATCTTTATAATCTTCCGTTGCTGTACATACACCATTTTCATCTGTATCATCCCAGTTTTTCATGAAGATACCAATCACATCGTATCCAGCTTGTTTTAATAAAAGAGCCGTTACAGAAGAATCAACTCCACCACTCATTCCGACAATTACTCGGATATTTTCCTTATTCATTCATTCACCATCATTTCTAATTTTTCTCTTTTTTAACGATTTGAAGGTCGCTGTATCAATTTTATATCATTTTCTAAAAATTTTTTCAAAAAATTTTTCTCAAAATCTTCTTAAATACGATAACGATAGGATTTTTTCCTTATATACATTTGACAAATAAATTTATTTTCACTACAATTATTATTAATAAAAGGGGGGCATAAGTGTATGATAATATCTTTACGAGCAGCGCGGGTTAATCGTAATTTAACACTCTTAGAAGCCGCCAAACACCTAAAAATTAATAAAGATACTTTAACGAAGTATGAAAAAGATTCTACGAATCTTCCATACTCTTTAAGTAAACGCATGCAGGAACTCTATGAGATTCCAGGCGAAAATCTTTATTTTGGCGATACTTTAAGCTTCGTGGCGCAGTTTAAGCCACTCCCTCACGAAGAAGATCAACACTAGTGATTGGAATACCTTCCCGTGCTATGTATAAAAACGAGACAGAGTAAACTCTGTCTCGTTTTTTTATACTTCTTCTAACACGCCACGTTCTACTAATCCTTCTAGAATAAATTCTAGTTTTTCAATCGCATATGCGTTTTTTTCATTTCCATATAATTGAACAGTTTGAAGTCCATCTTTTGTTGTTGTTGAAATTTTTAATTGTTTCATTGCTTTATCCACTGAAACTTTTAATTTTAATCCACGATGTCCAACTACTAAGTCATCTAAACTGCGAATGAATTGAAAATTTCCAGATTTTGTTTCGACAAATCCATTATCTCTTAA
It includes:
- a CDS encoding helix-turn-helix domain-containing protein; amino-acid sequence: MIISLRAARVNRNLTLLEAAKHLKINKDTLTKYEKDSTNLPYSLSKRMQELYEIPGENLYFGDTLSFVAQFKPLPHEEDQH
- a CDS encoding DUF1831 domain-containing protein; its protein translation is MAFTQTATLKHSNHVYRVSPTVKGYTLRDNGFVETKSGNFQFIRSLDDLVVGHRGLKLKVSVDKAMKQLKISTTTKDGLQTVQLYGNEKNAYAIEKLEFILEGLVERGVLEEV